A genome region from Triticum aestivum cultivar Chinese Spring chromosome 2B, IWGSC CS RefSeq v2.1, whole genome shotgun sequence includes the following:
- the LOC123046466 gene encoding coatomer subunit epsilon-1 has translation MATPDLLFNLRNLFYLGAYQSAINNSDVPGLDADAAAERDVIVFRSYIALGSYQLVISEIDSSAATSLQAVKLLALYLTGDKEGAISSLKEWLSDSAIGSNPVLRLIAGIIFMHEQDYNEALKHTHTGGTLDLHALNVQIFLKMHRSDYADKQLKIMQQTDEDHTLTQLANAWLDIAVGGSKIREAYLIFQDFAEKYPMTGMVLNGKAVCCMHMGSFEEAETLLLEALNKDAKDPETLANLIVCNLHLGKPSSRYFSQLKLSHPDHVLVKTTTSAEGNFERALQAVA, from the exons ATGGCCACCCCCGACCTCCTCTTCAACCTGCGCAACCTCTTCTACCTCGGCGCCTACCAGTCCGCCATCAACAACAGCGACGTGCCGGGCCTCGACGCCGACGCCGCGGCCGAGCGCGACGTCATCGTCTTCCGCTCCTACATCGCCCTCGGATCCTACCAG CTGGTGATCAGCGAGATCGACTCGTCGGCGGCGACGTCGCTGCAGGCCGTCAAGCTGCTCGCGCTCTACCTCACCGGCGACAAG GAAGGTGCGATCTCCAGCCTGAAGGAATGGTTGAGTGATTCAGCTATAGGAAGCAATCCTGTTCTGCGATTGATTGCTGGAATTATATTTATGCATGAGCAAGACTACAATGAGGCTCTCAAGCACACACACACTGGGGGGACTCTGGACCT GCATGCACTGAACGTCCAAATCTTCCTTAAGATGCACCGGTCAGATTATGCTGACAAACAACTGAAGATCATGCAACAAACTGACGAGGACCATACACTGACACAACTAGCAAATGCTTGGCTCGATATTGCTGTT GGTGGCTCTAAGATCCGGGAAGCTTATCTCATATTCCAGGACTTTGCTGAAAAGTACCCTATGACCGGAATGGTTCTTAATGGCAAGGCAGTTTGCTGTATGCATATGGGGAGCTTTGAGGAGGCTGAAACTCTATTGCTTGAAGCCCTAAACAAG gatgcaaaggatcctGAAACTCTTGCCAATCTTATTGTATGTAATCTCCACCTTGGCAAACCGTCGTCACGATACTTCAG CCAGCTGAAGCTGTCGCACCCTGATCACGTGCTAGTTAAGACCACCACGTCAGCGGAGGGCAACTTCGAGAGGGCGCTCCAAGCCGTCGCCTGA
- the LOC123046467 gene encoding 36.4 kDa proline-rich protein, translated as MARIAPLVLVALLSVLVAPSSACPSCPTPTTPPPPPPPKVKPPPPPSSVPCPPPPYSPAPTPPTPVTPAPPTPSSPTGKCPVDVLKLVACVDALNGLVHAVVGANASETCCPLLSGVADLDAALCLCTTIKAKALNVKLVLPVAISVLVNQCGKHVPSSFQCPS; from the coding sequence ATGGCCCGCATTGCGCCGCTCGTGCTGGTGGCGCTGCTCTCGGTGCTGGTCGCGCCCTCGTCGGCATGCCCCAGCTGCCCGACCCCGACGacgcctcccccgccgccgccgccgaaggtgaAGCCCCCGCCCCCTCCGTCGTCCGTGCCGTGCCCTCCGCCGCCGTACTCCCCCGCGCCGACGCCCCCGACGCCGGTGACGCCGGCCCCTCCGACGCCGTCGTCGCCGACGGGAAAGTGCCCCGTGGACGTGCTGAAGCTGGTGGCGTGCGTGGACGCGCTCAACGGGCTGGTGCACGCGGTGGTGGGCGCCAACGCCAGCGAGACCTGCTGCCCGCTGCTGTCCGGCGTGGCCGACCTCGACGCCGCGCTCTGCCTCTGCACCACCATCAAGGCCAAGGCGCTGAACGTCAAACTCGTGCTCCCCGTCGCCATCTCGGTGCTCGTCAACCAGTGCGGCAAGCACGTGCCGTCCTCGTTCCAGTGCCCTTCATGA
- the LOC123046468 gene encoding uncharacterized protein gives MDEDNHHGPHMVELAVVCSGAVLGQRSPPPRLLAQATASHLKGGDSQVTPRPIHGRRPQRDMGVSSSHSRVQTLPLTWCSIGGAWSAVPLPPPQRSVRWPVPLSTRVLITQYRVTILNWSGNGAEPIKRLLVYCCFRDFKTTRRLQEKAGCERRWTILSNLN, from the exons ATGGACGAGGACAACCACCACGGCCCACACATGGTCGAGCTCGCCGTCGTCTGCTCTGGTGCGGTGCTGGGCCAACGATCTCCACCTCCACGGCTGCTAGCTCAG GCAACAGCAAGCCATCTCAAGGGAGGGGATTCTCAAGTCACCCCACGTCCAATCCATGGACGCCGTCCACAG AGGGACATGGGAGTAagctcgagccacagccgagttcAGACTCTTCCTCTCACTTGGTGCTCCATAGGAGGAGCATGGTCTGCTGTGCCTCTCCCACCTCCTCAGCGCTCAGTAAGATGGCCAGTGCCGCTTAGTACCAGGGTGTTGATCACACAATACAGGGTTACCATTTTAAATTGGTCTGGAAATGGAGCTGAACCTATCAAAAGGCTTCTGGTGTATTGTTGTTTCAGAGATTTCAAG ACGACGAGGAGGCTGCAAGAAAAGGCGGGCTGCGAAAGAAGGTGGACCATTCTTTCTAATCTGAACTGA
- the LOC123046469 gene encoding vegetative cell wall protein gp1-like, with amino-acid sequence DTGLAKSKKLENWIDRAVATPYSEASSSKSMARIAPLLLVTLLSLAVQLTPSAACPSCPKPKPPPPPPRKLTPPPSVPCPPPPHSPKPTPPHTPTPKPTPPHTPTPPHTXTPAPTPPHTPTPPHTTTPVPTPPHTPTPVPTPPHTPTPVPTPPYTPTPVPTPPHTPTPPSPVPPTPTPVTPPSPIVPSPTPSPPSGKCPVDTLKLLGCVDALNGLVHAVIGSSASDTCCPLLAGVAGVDAALCLCTTIELKALNINLVLPIAIQVLVNQCGKTVPSDFQCPVTPPSPTPPPSPITPPPTPVTPSPTPPSPVVPTPMPVTPPPSPPTPVNPSPTPPSPVVPTPVPVTPSPSPPTPVNPSPTPPSPVVPTPVPVTPPSSPPMGKCPVDTLKLLGCVDALNGLVHTVIGSSASDTCCPLLSGVAGLDAALCLCTTIELKALNINLVLPIAIQVLVNQCGKTVPNDFQCPATPPSPTPVTPPTPPAKPPTPVTPVTPPSPTPTPVTPPSPVVPAPVPATPPPSSSTGKCPIDTLKLLGCVDALDGLVHALIGSSASDKCCPLLSGVADLDAALCLCTTIKLKALNINLVLPIAIEVLVNQCGKTVPDDFQCPS; translated from the exons GATACTGGGTTAGCCAAGAGCAAGAAATTGGAAAATTGGATAGATCGAGCGGTGGCTACCCCGTACTCTGAGGCCTCAAGCTCCAAGAGCATGGCCCGGATTGCCCCGCTCCTGCTGGTGACGCTGCTCTCCCTAGCCGTGCAGCTCACGCCGTCCGCGGCTTGCCCATCATGCCCCAAACCAAagcctccaccgccaccgccgcgtaAGCTGACGCCTCCGCCGTCCGTGCCCTGCCCTCCGCCGCCACACTCTCCCAAGCCTACACCACCGCACACGCCTACCCCAAAGCCAACACCACCTCACACGCCCACGCCACCGCACAC NNNNACCCCGGCGCCAACACCGCCTCACACGCCCACTCCGCCGCACACCACAACCCCCGTGCCAACACCGCCTCATACGCCCACCCCGGTGCCAACACCACCTCACACACCCACCCCGGTGCCCACACCGCCATACACGCCAACCCCTGTGCCCACACCGCCGCACACGCCAACTCCGCCCTCCCCAGTCCCTCCTACGCCAACCCCAGTAACCCCGCCATCACCTATTGTTCCATCCCCGACACCGTCACCGCCATCAGGCAAGTGCCCAGTGGACACGCTGAAGCTGCTGGGGTGTGTGGATGCGCTCAACGGGTTGGTGCATGCCGTGATCGGTAGCAGTGCAAGTGACACTTGTTGCCCTCTACTGGCCGGCGTGGCCGGTGTTGACGCCGCACTCTGCCTCTGTACCACCATCGAGCTCAAGGCACTCAACATCAACCTCGTGCTGCCAATCGCCATCCAGGTGCTTGTTAACCAGTGCGGCAAGACAGTGCCTAGCGATTTCCAATGCCCTGTGACGCCACCCTCGCCGACACCGCCGCCATCCCCTATCACCCCACCACCTACCCCTGTCACTCCTTCGCCTACACCGCCATCCCCTGTGGTCCCGACCCCAATGCCAGTtacaccgccgccatcgccgccgactcCTGTCAATCCTTCGCCTACACCGCCATCCCC TGTGGTCCCAACCCCAGTGCCAGTTACACCATCGCCATCGCCACCGACTCCTGTCAATCCTTCGCCTACACCGCCATCCCCTGTGGTCCCGACCCCAGTGCCAGTTACACCCCCGTCATCGCCGCCAATGGGCAAATGCCCAGTTGACACACTGAAGTTGCTAGGGTGCGTGGACGCCCTCAATGGGCTGGTGCACACGGTGATCGGTAGCAGTGCCAGCGACACCTGTTGCCCGCTCTTGTCTGGTGTGGCCGGCCTCGACGCCGCGCTCTGCCTCTGCACCACCATCGAGCTCAAGGCGCTCAACATCAACCTCGTGTTGCCAATCGCCATCCAAGTGCTCGTTAACCAGTGCGGCAAGACAGTGCCCAACGACTTCCAGTGCCCTGCGACGCCGCCATCGCCGACACCGGTTACGCCGCCAACCCCACCTGCAAAGCCTCCCACCCCTGTTACACCAGTAACTCCGCCATCGCCAACACCAACACCGGTTACGCCTCCGTCCCCTGTGGTCCCGGCCCCAGTCCCAGCgacgccgccgccatcgtcgtcaACAGGCAAGTGCCCCATCGACACGCTGAAATTGTTGGGCTGCGTGGACGCGCTCGACGGGCTGGTGCACGCGCTAATCGGTAGCAGTGCCAGCGACAAATGCTGCCCACTGTTATCCGGTGTGGCTGACCTCGACGCAGCGCTCTGCCTCTGCACGACAATCAAGCTCAAGGCGCTCAACATCAACCTCGTGCTGCCCATAGCCATTGAGGTGCTCGTCAACCAATGCGGCAAGACAGTGCCTGACGACTTCCAATGCCCTAGTTAA